CTCGGTGACGCCGGCACGGCCTATTCGACAAGCTGGATCAACCCCGCCGATCTGCTTCAGGCCTATGCCGAGGTGGAGGTCAAGGATCTGCCCAGTCAGACCACAACGTCTGTCCAGATGGGGCGCATGACGCTCGACATCGGCAGCCGTCGCCAAGTGGAGCGGGTCGAGTTCGCCAACGTCATCTATAACTACACTGGCGTTCATGTACGATCGCGCACACCGGGCGGGGCGCAGTGGCACGCGCTCGACGTCGTGCCGGACAGCGCTGGCACCCGGCCTGACGGCGGAACTGTTCGTGTACGGGCTCGATGAGCGCGATGCCAAGGACAATCCGACGCCGAACCGGCACTACACGACGCCGGGTTTCCGCGTGTCCCGCGCCCCCAAAACCGGCCAGTGGGATCTGGATGTCGAAGGCGCGTGGCGGTACGGCACCCGCCGCAATACCAGCAATGCTAGCGACCGGCGCGATCTGAAGGTGCGCGCTTGGACGCTGCACGCCCACCTGGGCCGCACATTCGATATGAAATGGCAGCCGCGACTGGTGCTGGACTACGACTATGCCAGCGGCGATAAGAACCCGACCGACGGTCGCTACGATCAGTACGAGCGCCTGTTCGGCTCCCGGCGCACCGATCTCGGCAATACCAGCATCCACGGGCCGTTGACGCCCGCCAATATAAACGCGCCGGGGTTCAGGATCGAAGTGAAGCCGAATGCGCGCACCGATGCGCGTGTGGCCTACAAAGCGGCTTATCTGGCGTCCGATACCGATAACTGGGTGGTCGCCGGCGTTCGCGATCCGCAGGGCCGTTCGGGTTCGTTCATCGGCCACGCCGTCGACAGCCGCGTGCGCTATTGGTTCAAGCCGAAGCATCTGCTGGGCGAAGTTGGGGTGTCCCTGCTCCTCGATAGCGCGGTCGGTCGCAATGCGCCCAACGGCGCGCGTCAGGGCGATACCGCCTTCAGCTATTTGCAGCTTACGAGCTATTTTTAAGCTGAGGTTGAAAGCGGAATATAACGCAATTTCCCATAAGTTTACTTATGCGAAAAATTATAACTCATTGAAATTAAATTATATTTTAAGGAATTTG
This window of the Asticcacaulis excentricus CB 48 genome carries:
- a CDS encoding alginate export family protein yields the protein MRLFRSLTGPKARSCASIMAGVFLAPNGAWAETPVDDRWRVKVSGEARGRYETLSGQFRAGGKGGDQLLAFRTLIKAEAKRGAWTFAAEMQDSRSYLGDAGTAYSTSWINPADLLQAYAEVEVKDLPSQTTTSVQMGRMTLDIGSRRQVERVEFANVIYNYTGVHVRSRTPGGAQWHALDVVPDSAGTRPDGGTVRVRAR
- a CDS encoding alginate export family protein, which produces MYDRAHRAGRSGTRSTSCRTALAPGLTAELFVYGLDERDAKDNPTPNRHYTTPGFRVSRAPKTGQWDLDVEGAWRYGTRRNTSNASDRRDLKVRAWTLHAHLGRTFDMKWQPRLVLDYDYASGDKNPTDGRYDQYERLFGSRRTDLGNTSIHGPLTPANINAPGFRIEVKPNARTDARVAYKAAYLASDTDNWVVAGVRDPQGRSGSFIGHAVDSRVRYWFKPKHLLGEVGVSLLLDSAVGRNAPNGARQGDTAFSYLQLTSYF